A genome region from Alteripontixanthobacter maritimus includes the following:
- a CDS encoding DUF2059 domain-containing protein → MEHRIVALSAIGAALAFIAPASAQDADEVPPITLGKRIGDAPVPVMTMRVEDLTCKERADLPEDAQCTEEEAAAEPADDFSNPVFSPEDEAEMAEAFGIFRQLFPTTPLTTEQEALLPQAEKLANDLVPDGSYARIMQDTMEPIFSGIFGDLMDDPASHLVDVTGLEEETFEELEDTAMEQALALLDPRYKERNRAMGEALTGLMGELMGAIEPALRTGYSRALVKRFDAAELATLSLFFDTPTGGKFARELLPISADPEVMGAMEAMGPAMVGLMPQMMEEFEAVTEEYGEARAFSDLTAAEQGQLASLLGKAEAELRAGEEALNSQVEVEEEIGADATSQEA, encoded by the coding sequence GCTGCGCTCGCTTTTATTGCTCCCGCTTCGGCGCAGGATGCGGACGAAGTGCCACCTATCACGCTTGGCAAAAGGATCGGCGATGCGCCCGTTCCTGTCATGACGATGCGGGTGGAGGATCTTACCTGCAAGGAACGCGCCGACCTGCCCGAGGACGCACAGTGCACCGAAGAAGAGGCCGCTGCCGAACCGGCAGATGATTTTTCGAACCCCGTTTTCTCGCCCGAAGACGAAGCCGAGATGGCGGAGGCCTTTGGCATATTCAGACAATTGTTTCCGACGACACCGTTGACGACGGAGCAGGAAGCGCTGCTGCCGCAAGCTGAAAAGCTGGCGAATGATCTTGTGCCGGATGGCAGTTATGCCCGTATCATGCAGGACACGATGGAACCGATCTTCAGCGGTATTTTCGGTGATCTGATGGACGATCCCGCCAGCCATCTGGTGGATGTTACGGGGCTGGAGGAAGAAACCTTCGAAGAGCTGGAGGATACAGCGATGGAACAGGCGCTGGCTCTGCTCGATCCGCGTTACAAGGAGCGTAATCGCGCAATGGGCGAAGCGCTGACCGGACTGATGGGCGAGTTGATGGGAGCGATCGAGCCAGCTTTGCGAACGGGCTATTCGCGCGCACTGGTAAAACGCTTCGACGCGGCAGAACTGGCAACGCTTTCCTTGTTCTTCGATACACCTACGGGCGGCAAGTTCGCCCGCGAGCTACTGCCAATATCTGCCGATCCGGAAGTGATGGGCGCCATGGAAGCGATGGGCCCGGCAATGGTCGGGCTGATGCCACAGATGATGGAAGAGTTCGAGGCGGTCACTGAAGAATACGGCGAAGCGCGTGCCTTTTCCGACCTGACCGCCGCAGAACAGGGGCAACTGGCGTCGTTACTCGGCAAGGCGGAGGCGGAACTGCGTGCTGGTGAAGAAGCGCTGAATTCCCAAGTCGAGGTCGAAGAAGAGATCGGCGCGGATGCCACCAGTCAGGAAGCCTGA